The bacterium DNA segment AATCATGCCGGGGGCGTTCTCAATTTTTCAAATGCTCAAGACCAGAGGCATGATTCGAAGCAAGATACCTCCCCCACTAAAGATTTCCCTGTTGTGCAAGAGTAGCATACCCGTGACAGTTCAATAATTCTCGACTTCGAGAGCTCAAAACGCTCTATAGTCTCACTTGGCCAAAAGACGGGGAAATCCCTTGAGAGCAGCCAAAAAGTTCTTATTGAGCAGTCAGTAACAAAGGTGTCTTTTTATCTGGAAAGAAGAGAAATGGATCGACGGCAACGTACTTCCCTTCTCCATTCCGTACTCGTGTTTCAAAGTGTAGGTGGGGGCCAGAAGCACGGCCTGTCATACCGACTTCTGCGATTTTCTGCCCCTGCCTCACCGGATCACCCACCGATACAGCGTTCCTCTTATTGTGTGCATAAGCAGTCATAAAATCGTCCCCTCGGATCACGACGATTTTTCCGTAGCCCGACATCCCTTGTCCGCTGTAGACAACCTCGCCATCGTGTGCCGCGAATATCGAATCACCAAGCTTTCCAGCGAGATCTATTCCCTCGTGAAACGAAGACCATCGTTTCCCAAATCCAGAGTTGATCTTGCCTTCCAGAACCAAGGGCCACTGAAGATTTCGAACATACTTTTTTGCGCCCTCAAGTATCTCTGCTCCGCCACTCTCAACCCCACGATGCATCAACTCTTCAAGGTACCGCTCAGGGAAGCGAATTCTTTGTCCGGGTCTTAAAATACTTTCTCTCTTTAAGGCGTTTATTCTCCGAAGCTCTGTGAGACTGATGGCGTAGCGGCGTGAAATCTCCGTCAGCGTATCTCCAGTTTTTACGATATAGACTACCCGTGGAATTGCTCGAGGAGGGCGAACCATTGAGCATCCGCCCACCAGAGCTAGAACGATAAAGAACGAGCATACTTTTCGAATTTTGTGGAAGTCTATCATATCGAATAGCTTTCCTTAACCGAATCAAGTGCGCAATCCGCTTCTTCAGTAGACAGATTCATAAGAAGTCGACACACTGAAAGAGTGACGTATTTGAACTATTATAAAGTTTTGGGGCTTCAAGCAGACGCATCTGATGCGGATATCCGCCGTGCGTATCGAATCCTAGCCCGGCGCTATCATCCAGATGTTAATCCGGGTGCTGATTCCGCTGAGAAGTTCAAAGTTATTGCCGAGGCCTATCGTACACTCAGTAATAGTAGTAATCGGCAGCAACATGACGAAACGCTGCGTGCACGCACAACTCAACGCGGATACAAAGCCTATACAGAAGAGATGAGAAAACAGTTTCAAGCGCAATCAGAGCACATAATGAAGACCAAGAGCTCTCGATCTAAACGTCGTCACCACAAAACCAACCCTGCTGTGACTGAGCCAAGTACGCGAAAAACACTACTAGACAATCTTTTGAAAGCGTCTCGATTGACCAAGGAACGCATAAAAAAAGTAACTCCCTGGAGCTCGCGAGAAGATTTTACAGCGAGCTCTAACGACACCAACGGAAAAGATGCCTATGCACAGAGTCTCCTTGTTGTCGAAGTGCATGTGACGATCGAAGAAGCGATACATGGGGCCAAGAAAAAAGTCGATATTCCTCAAGGGAAGAACACCAGTTTGAGAATCTCTTTACAAGTTCCTCCAGGAGTCACGACTGGTAGCACTGTGCGCATGCGTAGCCCCAAGTTAAAAGGGCAAGAAATACTGTGTATCGTTCAGCTTCAACCACACCCTTACCTTGAACTGAGCGAACAAGGTCTGGAGTTGGAGCTTCCCATTTCAATTTCAGAGGCATATTTTGGAACAACGATTGACGCACCGACTCTTCATGAACCTGTGAAGATTGCTATCCCAGCCAAGTCTGCCAGTGGAGAGAAGATTACTCTCAAAGGACAAGGACCCGAGATGCGTGACGGAAAACGCGGAGATCTGATATACCGGCTAACGATTGCAGAGGTATCGGGAGAAATTTCGGTGGATGAGCAGCGATTCCTTCGTGAGCTTTCTGAAAAAAGCGAGCTTTCTCCTCGGGGACATCTTCCCCGCTCTCTCTTCCTCAATACCGAGAGTGAACCTCGAAAGAACTAAAGAAAACGAGAATCTTCGCCTAGCCTCCTAGAAGTGAACCTATGCCGTCTAACACTTCTATGTGTTCCTCGCAGGTAAAGCCTGTTGATGGCGCTTACGCTGCAACCGCACCAGGGGTTCGTTCAGTTTTTGAGCGCAGTCCCTCCCAGGCAAGCGCCACGGGAGAAGCGATAAAAATGGTGGAATACGTTCCAGAGAGAACTCCAATAGACAAGAAGAATGCAAGTTCTGCTATGGCCCCACCCCCGAAAACAAGCAAAGCAACGGCAGAAAAAAGTGTCAACACACTGGTAATCACGGTACGAGAGAGAGTCGCACTAATACTCTTATTGATGATTGTAGCAAGTGGCACATTATCTTTTGACTTGAGAATATCCTCTCGCACACGGTCAAACACAATAATCGTATCATTCACAGAGTAACCAACGATGGTAAGAGCTGCTGCGAGAGTTGCAACACTAATAGTCATATCGTTTGCGAGATAAATTCCCATCGTAATTATCACATCATGGAAAAGAGCAGCAACGGCACCGATAGCAAAAGCAAGCTCAAATCGAAAGCTAATGTAGAGCAACATCCCAATCAGCCCCACAATGATCGCAACCATCGCATTTTTTTTAAGCTCTGCACCTATCGTAGGTCCGACAAAGTCGGCCTTTAAGATCTGGTATTTCCCTTCATATTTCAGATCTAAGGCAGCTGAAATATCAGCTTTAACCTTGTCTGACGACTCATCACTCGAAAGCCGGAGGGAATATTCAGAATTCTGAGATTCAAATGATTGCACCACCGCGTCAATACCAGCTTGCTGCATAACACCACGAAGGTCACCTGATGAGGCATCCTGCTCTATTTTTACAACGAGCTCATGACCGCCCAGGTAATCAATTCCATATTTTGATTCCCCAAGTTGAAACCACTGATAGGCGGAAAATGCAATCAAAAGAGATGACAGCAAAAATGCTATGTATCGCTTTCCTAAAAAATTGACCTGTAAATTTGAGGGGATAAGTTCCATGCTCTTACTCCAGCTTTAAAAACAATTACCAATTACCGCTCTGCCTCTCCTTAAATAGAAAGGCCATCCCGCCCCCGCAGCGGAAAGAGATCAAACGAAAGCTTCGCGACAAATGTTGCACAATAAATAGTTGTTAATATTCCTATAGAAAGGGTGACAGCAAACCCTTTAATGGGTCCTGTTCCAAAGTAAAAAAGTACAAGACCGGCTAAAAGAGTCGTTATATTCGAGTCGATGATAGCCGACAGAGCCTTCCCAAAGCCGACCTCAACGGCTGCGTCTCTCCCCGCACCCCTTCGGAGTTCCTCACGAATACGCTCGAAGATAATGACGTTGGCATCAACAGCCATACCCACAGTGAGTGCCAGACCTGCAAGCCCTGGAAGTGTCAGAGTAGCACCAAAAGCCGAGAGCCCTGCTAACACAAGCAGGATATTCAGGATCAGTGACGCAACTGCGACTATCCCTGACTTCTTATAGTAGGTGATCATAAAAAGTAGTATGGCTACAAAGCCAACGATGATCGCTAGAATCCCTTTCTCTATCGACTCCTGACCGAGGGTCGGACCGACAGTGCGCTCTTCCAGCACCTTCAGCGGAGCAGGAAGTGCACCAGCACGAAGCACTACTGCAAGCTGCTTCGCCTCTTCAAAACTAAATCCACCAGAAATAGAGGCACGACCTCCAGCAATTGGCTCACGAATTACAGGAGATGAGTACTCAACGCCGTCCAGTATAATAGAGAGCTGCCGACCCACTCCATCAGTTGTGATCCGACGAAATTGCCTCGCACCTTCCTTGTTGAGTGTCAGTGAAACCTCTACTTGCCCGGAACCAGTTGAAACTCGCGCATCATCAACTGCCTCTCCTGTCATCTGAACTTCGTCTTCCACCGCTACAAGAGCTCCCTCTCTTGTTCTCACTTGCTCAGCGAATGCTCTCGTTGTTGCACTTGGATGGAAGCGAAACTCGAGCTTAGCAACTGAGCCCACTATCTTTTTCACGGACTCTACATCCGATGCCCCAGGCATTTGAAGAATAATGCGCTTGGTTCCCACTTTCTGGATCAATGGCTCTGAGACTCCAAACTGATCGACTCGGTTTCTTAACGTCTCGATAGCTCTATCGACAGCACTCTTTTCTATGACCCGTGCTTCCTGATCACTCATTGAATAGAGAAGGCTAACCTTGGCTCCGTTCTGCTGTTGACGCTCAAACGTGAGTTGGGAGTACTCGTCTTGCATATAATTGCGAGCTTCATCAACAGAGCGACTACTTAAGAGCGTAATCTCAAGCTCACGAGCTTCAGTTGCTCGCACCCGTTGCACTGGGACTTTTTTTGCGCGCAAATCCCTTCGAGCAGCACTTCCCATCGACTGCAAATGGCTCTTTACTGCCTCTTTAACCTCCACTTCGTAAACAAGATAGACTCCGCCCTGGAGGTCAAGGCCTAGAGACAACGGCTTCGAAATCCAATTCGAACCATCAAACTTGCTACGGAAAAATGTCGGTACGAGAAATGCCAACGCAATCAGCACTACCCCGCTATACACCACTATTCGTCGCTTTAAGTCACTCCCCATCAACTACTCCCGACATTACTTGACACTTCTGGTCTACCGATAATTAAAAACTTACCTTGCACGTTTTTTATCATGCTGATTGTTTGCTCTTCGATCGCTTCGCGTTGGACGGAACGCTCGCAGAGTCACTCGCCTCCTTCTCGACTCGCCCTAATACCGCTTGTCGCTCAAACTTAACCTTCGTTCCATTTGCGATCTCTAGCATCACGTAGTCGTCATGAACCGATACGACTTTGCCGATAATACCTGCTTGGGTCTTCACGAGAACTCCACTCTTGAGATCGCTCAGCATCTTTTCATGGGATCGGTGTTGCTTTTCCTGCGGTCGAAGCACCATAAACCAAAATATAAGAAAGACCATGAGAAACAAAGGGAGGAGCTCTCCAAGTTTCTGCATGATAAGTGAACCTCCGCCTCCAGGAGCTGCACTTGCAGCAAATGCAGTTGGATCTTCAAACGATGGGTCCTGAGCGAGGACCTCCAATGGACCAACATTCAGTAACACTGCAACGCAAAAAATAAGAATGCTTCCTATTTTGATAAGCTCGTTGAAATTCTTCTGTTTCATTCGTCGTTT contains these protein-coding regions:
- a CDS encoding M23 family metallopeptidase, whose protein sequence is MIDFHKIRKVCSFFIVLALVGGCSMVRPPRAIPRVVYIVKTGDTLTEISRRYAISLTELRRINALKRESILRPGQRIRFPERYLEELMHRGVESGGAEILEGAKKYVRNLQWPLVLEGKINSGFGKRWSSFHEGIDLAGKLGDSIFAAHDGEVVYSGQGMSGYGKIVVIRGDDFMTAYAHNKRNAVSVGDPVRQGQKIAEVGMTGRASGPHLHFETRVRNGEGKYVAVDPFLFFPDKKTPLLLTAQ
- the secF gene encoding protein translocase subunit SecF, encoding MELIPSNLQVNFLGKRYIAFLLSSLLIAFSAYQWFQLGESKYGIDYLGGHELVVKIEQDASSGDLRGVMQQAGIDAVVQSFESQNSEYSLRLSSDESSDKVKADISAALDLKYEGKYQILKADFVGPTIGAELKKNAMVAIIVGLIGMLLYISFRFELAFAIGAVAALFHDVIITMGIYLANDMTISVATLAAALTIVGYSVNDTIIVFDRVREDILKSKDNVPLATIINKSISATLSRTVITSVLTLFSAVALLVFGGGAIAELAFFLSIGVLSGTYSTIFIASPVALAWEGLRSKTERTPGAVAA
- the secD gene encoding protein translocase subunit SecD, coding for MGSDLKRRIVVYSGVVLIALAFLVPTFFRSKFDGSNWISKPLSLGLDLQGGVYLVYEVEVKEAVKSHLQSMGSAARRDLRAKKVPVQRVRATEARELEITLLSSRSVDEARNYMQDEYSQLTFERQQQNGAKVSLLYSMSDQEARVIEKSAVDRAIETLRNRVDQFGVSEPLIQKVGTKRIILQMPGASDVESVKKIVGSVAKLEFRFHPSATTRAFAEQVRTREGALVAVEDEVQMTGEAVDDARVSTGSGQVEVSLTLNKEGARQFRRITTDGVGRQLSIILDGVEYSSPVIREPIAGGRASISGGFSFEEAKQLAVVLRAGALPAPLKVLEERTVGPTLGQESIEKGILAIIVGFVAILLFMITYYKKSGIVAVASLILNILLVLAGLSAFGATLTLPGLAGLALTVGMAVDANVIIFERIREELRRGAGRDAAVEVGFGKALSAIIDSNITTLLAGLVLFYFGTGPIKGFAVTLSIGILTTIYCATFVAKLSFDLFPLRGRDGLSI
- the yajC gene encoding preprotein translocase subunit YajC yields the protein MKQKNFNELIKIGSILIFCVAVLLNVGPLEVLAQDPSFEDPTAFAASAAPGGGGSLIMQKLGELLPLFLMVFLIFWFMVLRPQEKQHRSHEKMLSDLKSGVLVKTQAGIIGKVVSVHDDYVMLEIANGTKVKFERQAVLGRVEKEASDSASVPSNAKRSKSKQSA